In Exiguobacterium sp. 9-2, the genomic window ACAATGTCATGGACGCTGAGTTCGAAGAAGTTGACGAGAAAGACAACAAGTAATTCATCCGACCGATTTTTCGGGCGCTAGAGAGAGCCAAAGCGTATCCGCGCTTTGGCTCTTTCCATGTCGCACGAAGTTCGGTAAAATCAAACAGTATGAAATGAATCGGAATAGAGAGAGGAAGACTGCACGTGGAAAAACGCGATTATTATGAAGTACTAGGCGTCGCGCGCGATGCCTCATCAGCGGAAATCAAACGCGCCTACCGAAAGCTTGCCCGGACGTACCACCCGGACGTCAACAAGGAAGCCGATGCGGATGCAAAATTCAAGGAATTATCGGAAGCGTATGAAGTGTTGTCCGATGACAATAAACGAGCACGTTACGACCAATTTGGTCACCAAGATCCATCACAAGGTGGCGGTGGATTCAGTGGAGCTGAAGGATTTGGCGACATCTTCGACATGTTCTTCGGTGGCGGACGTCGTCAAGATCCAAATGCCCCACGTAAAGGACAGGACTTACAATACGTTGAGGAAATCGACTTCATGGAATCGGTCACAGGCGTCGAGAAGACGATCACGATCCCAGTCGAAGAAGATTGCAGTACATGTCATGGTTCGGGTGCTAAACCAGGAACACATCCAGAAACATGTAAACGATGCGGTGGTTCGGGGCACATCAACGTCGAACAAAACACGATGTTCGGTCGTGTCGTCAACCAAACAACGTGTTCGACATGTCATGGCCGTGGACAAATCGTCAAGGAGCCATGTGAAACATGTCGTGGAGCTGGTCGTGTCCGTAAAAACAAAGATGTCCGTGTCAAAATTCCAGCAGGGATCGACAATGGGCAACAAATTCGTTTAGCAGGCAAAGGGGAAGCCGGTGTCAACGGTGGACCAGCAGGTGACTTGTATGTCGTCGTCCGTGTCGCAGCACACGAACTGTTCGAACGCGTCGACGATCATATCGTCATGGATATGCCACTTACATTTGCGCAAGCAACACTCGGTGATGAGATCGAAGTGCCGACCGTTCATGGCAAGGTCAGTCTGAAGATTCCAGCGGGCACACAGACAGGATCACGTTTCCGTCTCCGCGGAAAAGGGATGCCGAACGTCCGGTCCGGTCACCATGGTGACCAATACGTCAACGTCGTCGTCATCACACCGAAGAATCTGACGGAACGTCAAAAAGAACTATTACGGGAATTCAATGAAATCAGCGATGAAAAAGGTGTCGAAGAGCAACACGAAGGTGTCTTCAGCCGGATCAAGACATTCTTTACAGGGTGATCACTACAGAGGAGCGTGACAAGAAATGAAATGGTCAGAGATCTGTGTCCATACGACACAAGAAGCCATCGAAGCAGTTTCAAACATCTTACATGAAGCGGGAGCAAGCGGAGTCGTCATCGAGGACG contains:
- the dnaJ gene encoding molecular chaperone DnaJ, giving the protein MEKRDYYEVLGVARDASSAEIKRAYRKLARTYHPDVNKEADADAKFKELSEAYEVLSDDNKRARYDQFGHQDPSQGGGGFSGAEGFGDIFDMFFGGGRRQDPNAPRKGQDLQYVEEIDFMESVTGVEKTITIPVEEDCSTCHGSGAKPGTHPETCKRCGGSGHINVEQNTMFGRVVNQTTCSTCHGRGQIVKEPCETCRGAGRVRKNKDVRVKIPAGIDNGQQIRLAGKGEAGVNGGPAGDLYVVVRVAAHELFERVDDHIVMDMPLTFAQATLGDEIEVPTVHGKVSLKIPAGTQTGSRFRLRGKGMPNVRSGHHGDQYVNVVVITPKNLTERQKELLREFNEISDEKGVEEQHEGVFSRIKTFFTG